A region of the bacterium genome:
TTTTGACTTAATTCTGCTCAATAGATAGACTAGTCTTAGACTGGTTTGGGGGATCGCCATGAAAACCGTCAGTGCTTACGATGCGAAAACGCATTTCTCCAAATTGCTTCGAGCGGTGAAAGAAGGCGAGAGGTTCGTCATCACGGTCCACGGGACGGAGGTCGCGACGCTGGCGCCGGTGGAGCAACGCACGGAACGCTCCTTCGACGAGGTTGTCGCCGACATTTTGGAATTTCGAAAAACCCACTCACTTAAAGGGCTGAACGTCAAGGAACTCGCAGCGGAAGGTCGCGACTAAATGGCCGCGAGTTTTGTCCTTGATAACTCCGTCGCTATCGCGTGGTTTTTCGAGGAGCAAACGTTCGCGTACGCGAACAAGGTGATGCAGCGCCTTCGAAACGAATCCGCTATAGTCCCGCCGGTTTGGCCGCTTGAGTTTTCGAATACGCTCCTCAGCGCCGAACGTCGCAAGCGCCTCTCGCGTGCCGATTCCATGAGGATCGCCTGGGACGTGCGCAGCCTGAATATCGAGATTGCGCCGATGTTTCCGCACGACGTTTTTGGCGATGTCGCGACGATCGCGCGCGAACGGGGATTGAGCGTCTACGACGCGTCGTACTTGCATCTGTCGATGCAACTGTCGTTGCCGATCGCCACCCTCGACAAACAGCTTCGCCGCGCCGCGGCGGCGATGGATGTCCAAATCCTCGACGCCTGATCCGGCGTTGACATCCAACGGCGCTTCCATTACATAAACGCACCCCGACGGGGGACCGGCGGGCCAGCGGGGTAATCGTCGAAAACGCGCGGAAAATCGCGCGATTTTCTGCAATACGAGGCCGAGGCGATCGCGGGCGGGCCGCCCGCAGCCGATTCGACCACGCGAAACCCACGACGAGCCTTGTGCGACAGGTCGCGCGACGGCCGTTTTTTGGCGTGCCCGGCGCGCCGACTTGCGAAGAGGGAAGAGCCATGAAGCGCACGTATCAGCCCGGCAACCTTACGAAGGTCCGTACGCACGGATTCCGCAAGCGCATGAGCACGCGCTGGGGCCGCGATGTGCTGAAGCGGCGCCGCCGGCGTGGACGCAAGCGGCTCGCGCCGTCGTACACGACGAAGTAAGCGATGAGCGGCGGCGAGCCGCGCTCGTTCGCGTTTCCGAAGTCGTCGCGTCTGCTCAATCGCGGCGATTTTCGCCGCGTCGGCCGGCGCGGACGGCGCATCGTGGCGGGCCCGCTGGTTTTTCAGGTCGATCGAGGTAAACCCGGGACGGTGCGTCTCGGGATCACGGCGGCCAGGCAATCGGGCGATTCGGTTCGCCGCAATCGCGCCAAGCGGCTTGTCCGCGAGTGCTTCCGCCGCAGGCGAAGCGAGATCGCCCCGGGGTACGACGTCGTGATCGTGATCCGCGACGCGGCCGCGTGCGCCGTCCTAATAGACGTGGAGTCGTGTTTTGACCGCTTCTTGCGCAGCCAGCCCTTCGATCGCGCGCAAAAGCCCGCTCGCCCTCGCCGCGCTCGCCGTTCTGACGATGTATAAACGACTCGTCTCTCCGTTTTTGCCGCCCGCGTGCCGTTTCACGCCGACGTGCTCGGAATACGCCGCGGAATGCTTCCGCACGCTGCCGTTTTTCCGCGCGCTCGGACTATCGCTTCGCCGCCTTACGCGCTGCCGTCCCGGCGGCGGGCACGGCGCGGACTTCCCGCCGACCGCGTAGAGGGATCATGGACCGCGATTTCATCATCGGCATGGTGCTGATTTTCGTCATTCTCTTCGCGTGGCAG
Encoded here:
- a CDS encoding type II toxin-antitoxin system VapC family toxin is translated as MAASFVLDNSVAIAWFFEEQTFAYANKVMQRLRNESAIVPPVWPLEFSNTLLSAERRKRLSRADSMRIAWDVRSLNIEIAPMFPHDVFGDVATIARERGLSVYDASYLHLSMQLSLPIATLDKQLRRAAAAMDVQILDA
- a CDS encoding type II toxin-antitoxin system prevent-host-death family antitoxin, which gives rise to MKTVSAYDAKTHFSKLLRAVKEGERFVITVHGTEVATLAPVEQRTERSFDEVVADILEFRKTHSLKGLNVKELAAEGRD
- the rpmH gene encoding 50S ribosomal protein L34; this translates as MKRTYQPGNLTKVRTHGFRKRMSTRWGRDVLKRRRRRGRKRLAPSYTTK
- the yidD gene encoding membrane protein insertion efficiency factor YidD, with the translated sequence MYKRLVSPFLPPACRFTPTCSEYAAECFRTLPFFRALGLSLRRLTRCRPGGGHGADFPPTA
- the rnpA gene encoding ribonuclease P protein component codes for the protein MSGGEPRSFAFPKSSRLLNRGDFRRVGRRGRRIVAGPLVFQVDRGKPGTVRLGITAARQSGDSVRRNRAKRLVRECFRRRRSEIAPGYDVVIVIRDAAACAVLIDVESCFDRFLRSQPFDRAQKPARPRRARRSDDV